A segment of the Macrotis lagotis isolate mMagLag1 chromosome 8, bilby.v1.9.chrom.fasta, whole genome shotgun sequence genome:
TGCTCTTTCATTCTGTTTGTTTctagtcatttatattttttacctTAGAGCAAAAAACTTCATTGTTTATCACTGTCTGATATCAAGTGGGAATCCATTTAAGAAGTATAGATCttttaccccccaaaaaaaagtatgAGACAAAATTAAAGACTTTGCCAAAATCACAGTTGAGTACATCTTCAAATCCATTAAACACAATTCCAATTGTACCAGAAGGTTTATTCTATGAAATAATGTTTCAATACCCCAAGTATTGGTAatttcagtattctttctatGGAAGTAGATCAATAACCCTGGGGGGATGGTCCTGGTTTAGGGAAGCCCAAAATTCAAACCAAAGTTTACACTTAGACCAGCATAGTCTTTGAGAATGTAGAGTTACCTCCACACCATGACGAACCATTGATGTAGAACCTTATTGGAAGAGTGCTTGCTGTTGTTAGAAATCATTAGGTTATTAGTTGGAGTTCAGTAATATTTCACATAAGGGTTAGTATTGAAATAGAATCAGATTTGCCAGCTTTAGAGAACCTAGAGTATTAATGAGAAGTCACAGTCCAGGCTCCCAATTTTCATCAAGATGTTTGAAAACTGACTTGTTGATATCCTTATCCCAACCCTATAAAAATGTTTCTAGGTTTAAAAAAGACCATTTAAAGATAATTGTTTTTAtacattcatttaattatttgtaaCATTTATAATGTGcactcagaaaaataaaacatgttcAAGTTAGAAAATGTAATATAAGtttcagaaacagaaaataaCTTGTGGTAATAACTTAATAAGATTACTTGGGAGGCAAAATCAAACTCTCCACatactatcttttttattttttattttgcataatgttttatttttccacaattgcatattaaaacaatttcaacattttttaaaagttctgagTTCTAAATCCTATCTTCCTATACCCCCTTTCTTGAAATAGtaagcattcatatatatattatgtatatatatatatatatataatacaagtacaatcaaaaaaaaataatttatcaaattaatttttgaacAGTGGCCCATTAGGAAATCTCAAATAGATgccaaactggaaaaaaatagttttaccTTGTCAAACTTCATAACTTCGTGAATTATAAGGGGGAACAGAGCAGGAAAACATTTTGTCTCCCTATATTGATCAAAGATGCAGACACCGAGTAAAAGTTCTTTCTTCTCTGGAAGAAACACACCTGGGCAGGTGatcttaaaaggaaagaaaaaaagataaagaagcttttctttctttgctaaGAATCTCTTGCTAGAGACACAATGCATTTTTCCTAATGTCTTACTCAATgactaataaatggtcaaaaataaacagaaagtttagggaaagagaaaaccaaattgttttaGCATTGAAAAccagaaagaactttagaaattatttctCATGTAAGTGGGTTGGTCTAGAGAGTTTCTAAtgtccttccaactctaaatttataacTCCAAGCAaaactcccctcattttacagatcaaaaaATTAATGCCAAAATTAGGTAAGTAATTTTCCTAGTAAAAAATTCACAGCATAAAATGGATTcaaatctaaatatttttgacttCGAATCCTTTGTTCTTCCCTCTATACCTGTTGACCATATAAGTATTCACGTTAAAAAGTTACCAACTTCAATAATAACACATTCAATCATTTGTAGGGCTCAATGCTGGCTACTAGATAGAAATCAAAACAGTTCTTGTGCCCCCCCTCAAAGTATCTTAACTTCTTTGTAtgtttaaagaaatgcaaataaaatctaaaaaacaaaatgacaaactAGCACAAGCTAAATCATGGAAAACTAGAAATCTACAATGTTGATGGAATTGCAATATAAGATTTTTTAGCTAGAATTTGCCagaactaggcaaatatcaaaaaaaaaattgccctaTGGTGGATACTTGATAATCCTTTTGTTTAGAAATACATTCTGAGAATATTGTCAAAAGGCAGGGGAGAGGTGAGAAGAGTAATCGGTTTAAAGATAGCTATGGCAACATAGTATATTTGAGGGGGGGAAGCAAAAAACCATATAATCACTGCCTAAATTATAATATACCATATATGGGATATTATAATGTGATTAAgtgtatagaaaataaataaatatgttgaaATAGAAGAATTCTGAGGAAATAAAGTCTAACCAAAAGAACAGAATACACATTAACAatgtccatttttgaagaagactacaacatcagggaggcgatcccatgacaagcacatgaactggatttgagtgaggggatgctgtgctaagttagcAGGCTCATTTTGCCctttagagccatctgggtccagtggccagacaataatcaggatgactggagacgaccctggatgagaggcaattgggtttaagtgacttgcccaaggtcacacagctggtgggtatcaagagtctgaggctggattcaaactcctgtcctgactccatTAACACATTAACAATAACTATTTAAGTTATTGTTTtgagggggggcggctaggtggcacagtggatagatcacgggccctggagtcaggaggacctgggttcaaatccagcctcagaggcttattaatgacctagctgtgtgacttcgggcaagtcgtttaatcccattgccttgcaaaaaaaaaaccctaaaaacaaaacaaaagcagaacctaagatttcatttaaaggaaaatgCATAAGGATGCAACTTCACCGAAAGCAGGCAGTCCACCCCCATCGGCTCTACCCTTGCAGAGTCGACTAGGATGctgaaagaagttaagtgactcgcccatcCATGTTCACTCAGCCTGCCTGGCTCAGAAGTGAAACTTGAACTCAAGCCACCCTGTCTTTGGCCGGATCTCTATCTAATGGGACAGATCTGCCTCTCAACTAAAActacagaaaaaagggaaaatatcaaCAAAAGTAATAAAAGGCCAACAAGGGAAGACTTAAGGGAGCCTCAAGGCAAGTCACTAATAAGTTGGTATAGCCATTTCTAAATGCAAATTTGTTGTTCCCTCTTGTTCGACTCTCCGGTAACtcttttagagttttcttagcagagaaaCTGGAATGTTTTGCCACTTTTTTCTTGAGTCCACACTACAGATGGGTTAGGCgtcttggccagggtcacaacTGCACTGTCTgcggccacatttgaacccaggatgaATCTTCTCGCCTCCGGGCCGGTGCTGGGCCAGTGTGCCACCTCCCTGCCCATGGGGTCAGAAACACATTGATTCGAATGCCAGTAGCTGGAGTCCTTCCTTGTTTAACACGCTGCGGTCCTGCTGGGGGCTGATAGTTCCCTATCATGATCACTTGCTTTTATCGGCTTTTAAGATTGTTTGTGATATGTCTAATCCTACATAACAATGCAAACGTGCACACACGCACATATACCCACAAGGACTTAGGTCCACCCGGGGTCAAGGAGTCGGGAAGACCCGAGTtcgtcaggaagacccgagttcaagtttgacctcagacactcggTAGCCGGGCTTAACGCAGTTCGCCTCATAAAAGGAGCTAAAGAGCTTGGGAAGGGAAAGACAAGCTAGTGTCGATACCAGGAATCCCCTCTGTGGGCCGGATCTCCGCCTTCttcccggccccgcccccggctccTCCTACGGAAGCGGAAGAGCCCTGCGACCCGGCTCTCGGAGGctgcgccccgccccgcccccgcgtcTCCTCCTACGCGGAAGCGGAAGAGCGCTACGACCCGGCTCTCGGAGGctgcgccccgcccccgcccccgcgtCTCCTCCTACGCGGAAGCGGAAGAGCGCTACGACTCGGCTCTCGGAGGCTGCGCCCCACCCCTGGCctgcccccggccccgcccctcggCCCCTCCTACGCGGAAGCGGAAGAGCGCTACGACCCGGCTCTCGGAGGCTGCTCCCGCCGCCAGGGGCCGTCTCCGGCCGCCGACATGTCCAGCCCCCGGAGGAGCCCCGCGGGATCCGGGCCGGGCGGCGGCGGCAGCCACCCCGGCAGCCCCGCTCacgggagcggcggcggcggcggcaggtTCGAGTTCCAGTCCCTGCTGAGCAGCCGCAGCCCCGGCGCGGAGCCCAGCGCGGCCCGGCTGCGGGCCTCCGAGAGCCCGGTGCGGCGGCGCGGCTCCTGCCCGCCGGCCGGCGCCCCCTTGCCGCCGCCGGCCGCGGCCCCGCCGCCCGACGAGGACCGCATGAAGCTGAACCCGTCCTTCGTGGGCATCGCGCTCCGCTCCCTGCTGGCCGTGGACCTGTGGCTGTCCAAGAGGCTGGGCGTGTGCGCCGGCGAGCAGTCGGCCTGGGGCAGCGCGCGGCCGCTGCTGAAGCTGCTGGAGGTCTCGGGCCACGGGCTGCCCTGGCTGGGCGGCACCGCCTACTGCCTGTACCGCAGCGACAGCTGGGCCGGCCGCGAGGTGCTGCTCAACCTGCTCTTCGCGCTGCTGCTGGACCTGGCGCTCGTGGCGCTGCTCAAGGGGGCGGTGCGGCGGCGCCGGCCCCCGCACAACCGCGCGGACATGTTCTTCACCTTCTCGGTGGACAGGTACTCCTTCCCGTCCGGCCACGCCACCAGGGCGGCCCTGGTGGCCCGCTTCGTCCTGCGCCACCTGGTGCTGGCCGTGCCGCTGCGGGTGCTGGTGCTGCTCTGGGCCTTCGTCCTGGGCCTCTCCAGGGTCATGCTGGGCAGGCACAACGTCACCGACGTGGCCTTCGGCTTCGCCTTCGGCTACCTGCAGTACAGCCTGGTGGACTACCTGTGGCTGTCTCCCTTCACCGTCCCCGCCGTCTTCGCGTTGTGGAGCCACTAGTGGACGCAGTGGGCCGGAAGACCCCCGGCATCACCAGGACCAAAGACACACCAGCACCCGGCCCCGGCTTGCTTGGCCCTTGCAGACGCGTTGGGCTTTTAAGTTTAAAGGGACAGATGGAACCCCTGCCACCTTGGTAGCTGCTAGATTGGAGCATGTGCCAGCCCTACCGCGAACACAGCCACATTaggtaaagaaaatatttacatagGGAGACTTAGACATCTGTAGATCTTCATTACAAACTCTCAGCAAAGGAACCAAGCAGTTGCTCTTGCTGTTCAGCACTGATGCTTTTTTGAAAGTTTACATCAGGGGATAATATAATTCCGCATGTCACCCGTACGTGGCatctctttttgttttaggtgttttttttttttgcaaggcaaatggggttaagtggcttgcccaaggccacacagctaggtaattattacgtgtctgagaccggatttgaacccaggtactcctgactccaaggccagtgctttatccactacaccacctagcctcccgtggcatctcttttttaaaagagggaaggGTGAAAAGAAATGTTAACAAGAATCACATTTTGCATTATTAACTTGCATTAAGGTGAACGACTCATAATAGGTTTCAAAACCATAATAGGTTTCAAACGATTTaaacaatagaaaacaaaaacCTCTATGTTTATCTCTGAAAGTCTGGTGCTACAGATGTgtagatttttaagattttaattgaTTCACTTTTAATAACCCACACATTTGGGAGAGATTGGGAAGGTGGAGCACATTTCCACCTTTGCTAATGCAGCAAATGAGGACATAAATAAAGGACAGCTTTCccattccattaaaaaaagatggataGATATCTTTTCCATTCCTATCTAATATGACCTGTTAACATGAAAAAGAACCAAATGActaagaaaaattccaaaaatagaatatatatatatatatatacatatatatatatatatatatatatatatacttcaagtAAATTCTATTTCATCAGAGTGAAAGCACCTTCCACCAATACAGATTGCAAGCCCTCCATGCCTTACTAGATAGATAGTTTCATGACTTACtatgaatggggggaaaaaaattcatcatgGAAATATTACATGATTACAAACTTCTCCAACTTAGCCAGGATGATCCTTGGACCAGAGATGTCACCAGGCCTGTATATGATACCTTTCCAGCTTGGTGGGATCTATCTTGCATAGCCTTCAACAACTCAAGGTTCCATCCACATCATGGTGAAATACTAGACGACTTAAGTGAAAGAGCAGACAGTATAAATAGAAaaggggatggagggagagagactgAGAAGTATCAGAAAAGTGGAAGTGGGGCAATGGTGGTTTTGCTAGAATTTATAGTAACCGTTGAGTACATCAGATTTCCCAAACTTTgtaagaagggaaaaataaatcttcaaaaggaaaaaagccaCTTGTTGGGTAAGGAAACATTTGAGGATAATTCTGAGTCGGGCCATATTTCACATGGACCACTGTGGTCAGAGATGTgcttggtttcctcatttctatTGAGTAAAGGATAAAACTTTTACTGAAGAGTGGGAAATGGGACCAGTCTTTTAAAGGTAACAATACAAGCTTACCTATATGCAACAAAAAGGACCTGTATATTTTGTAATTTCTATGTTGtattttggtgggtttttttctGTAATGACTTTGAGGGTTATAGAAGTTAAAACAATCAGATTCTCAAACATCAGCATTCATCACTGTGAGCTTGCTGTCTTACCAGGCACAAAATAtaattactaaatttcttttatgctgACTTATTTCATTCCAAGAAATTCATTAGGGTGCCTCCACAAATCATACTACTGAAGACCACCTTATCATTCTTAGCCAGGAAAAGTAAATGGGGGACTAgttaaatcatttatattttagcCACAAAGAACCCTTAAATTAGACAATTCAATATAGGAACTTTATCAGcatttataaatagaaaagaCTGGGATGACAGTACCCTTTTACATTTGTAATAGTGAGTATCTGGAATCAGCTGTGGCAAATACAGCTAATTCTAACCGGGCAGAAGAGTAAATTGTTTAATGACAAGTAGCACCCAGAAATTGGAACTACTTAGagataaatgaaatcatttttatttcactttaacCCAACACTGACTACCTCTTTACTTCCAGAATCAACATAGTGAATTCCTCTCTATCTTAGaagttctaaattattttgttctgtttacttttttttttggtaaggcaaacggttaagtggcttgcctaaggccacacagctaggtaattattaagtgtctgagacccggatttgaacccaggtactcctgacttcagggccggtgctttatccactatgccacctagctgccccttgccacctagctgccccattctgtttacttttaaagatttcattaCAGCAATGTTATGCCAGATGTTTAAAATTATGAAACTCCTATTCATAACCCCTATGTTAACACCTAGAGGCTTCAGGAGTTGATTTTGTTGAATGTTTATTCCACtgaaattcatttaattaaatgaCACCTAAGTTTACTGATCAtaggtctgttttctttctaattgggACCTGGTGAAGAACAATGCAAATGTAATTAGTAGTACTTTAGACCATGAATGTCTTTGTTTTTTGTAAAGGAAACAATTTGACTTCAGAATCATAATAAAACCTAACCCTGCTGTTAAACTTTGATGCAGTGcactttttgtttatcttttagtTATAGACATATACATGTCTATGTCTTACACATTTTCTCTGAACATACACATAGTATGtctacatatatctatctatctatatagatagatatagatatatcctCAATCTATATGCTAAACAGCAAACTGGGCCAAATTTCCTTCCTATCACTGCCTCAGACAATATTGTGCTGGATCTGGAATCAAAAGACCCAGGTTCATACCCTGGCTTTTTCATCTATGACCTTTAACAAATCATTTAagatttctgtaaaatgagagggttggactagatcttTAAAGCCTCTTTGGGCCCTACATCTATGAACCTAAGGCCCACAATTGCCAATTTTGATGTGTGTGGCCTCTCAGTGGGGACTACATTTTCCAGTCCCTCATTCCTCTAAGTTTCTACCCCTAGGGATGACTCTGTTAACTGGAAACTAGATCTCTTCATCAGCCTGACACTGGAGCCTGACCCTAAAAGAGGTTGTTTAGTTCTACTATTCTGAGTGTTTCAGTCTGAACTCTGTTTAGAGCATCTAGTGCAATGTCTTATAAATACTTCGTTGATGTTCAAGGGACAGAGCAAGTCAGAGCTGGCCCTGGAAAGAACTAGGTCAGAAGAAAGGCATTTTTTCATCTGGTGACTCTGCTAATCATATATATCTTCTCATGTTGAGATTAGGGCTAAAAGAACAGCAACTTCCCTAATGTTGGTTCCGCCATTAAGATGGTGCAGCTGTCCTGAGGCTGGCATCGATTTAAGTGGGTGAGCGGGAGCAGCGCAGGGGATGAAGTAGGTAAGGTGCCCCCCGAGGGGTAGGCCGGGACGAGGGGCgctgaaggggaaggggaaaagctTCCAGAATCAACGAAGAACGGTTTGAGCGCTAAGCTCAGGGGCCAGGATTTGCCTGGCCCTGAGAGTttgttgaggtgggggggggggaatcaggaATCTGGGGTTAAGAAGGGTGGGCACTTGTGaacggtggggggggggggtctcttacCGCTCGAACTTGCAGCTCCACTGCCACTTCCAGGGGCATCTTTCCCAGCTGGGGCGGGAAGGgttggaaagggaagaggagtagGGGCTCCTTCCCCGGCCCTCCCGCCCCGACCCCTCTCCCGTGGAGCCTTAGTAGCCGCTGTTCtccagagggagggaaaaaaagcgTCCCGTTGCCATGGAGACCGAAGCTGCCGGACTTCCAGGGCTGGAACGCGGGAGGCCGGGGGCGCATGCGCGGTGTCCGGCGCGAGGAGGAGGACGCGGCCCCGGCCGGCTCGGGGCTCGGGGCTCGCCCGTCCCGCCCTCCCTGCCCTCCTTCGCCGCGGTCCCCCTCAGCGCCCCGGGGCAGGTCTGCTTAACGCAGCGGCCTGGGGTCGTGAGGGACGCACGATCCGATTCAGTGCCGGCCCCCTGGAGACCCAGAGCCGTGCCCCCGAGGCGGGCGCTGGAGCTTTGCCCTCCGCACTGCGCGGCGGTGAAGTCCGAGCACGGAGCTTCAGTGCCCGCCTCCCGCCGGCCCGTTTGTCCCGACCGCAGAAGAGAGAGGGGCGGCGGGCTGCCGCGGCGGAATCGGGCAGAAGGCCGCGGGCCTGGCTGGCCGGCGCAGCCAGGCTCGGCCGGTTTTGCTGGATTGGTTAAAAGGAGCGATGGGTGGCCGGGGTCCTTGGGAAGTGACcgctatgggggggggggggagcagcaataaaattatttttaagttttttggggggggtggattaTGCGGGGGCGTGAAGAATTGATAACTGAGGAGATGGCCCCTCGGCTGAAGTACGGCTAGCCCTGTGATGTTACATGGATGTGCGGGAATACTGTCAGAAATTATGAAGGAGACGGCTTGCCAGCCTAACCTGGCGGGACCTGCATGACCTGATGCAGCGAGAAGCGCACGGCAAAGACGGCCAATGTGGCATTCCACCAGGGCCCCACAGTAACTCACCACAGAGCGTGCTACCCACCCCCCGATACTGAGATGACGGACTCAGACTATAAACTGaagtacatattttttttctgctttaaaaaaaaatgtgttggcATACGCctaatgcagaaatttgttttatttgactatacTGTCTgtaataggttttgtttttcttgccttctcattggATGGGTGAGGGAtaatgagagaatttggaactgaagcAAAAGATGTCTGCTTCCAATATAAATTTTAAAGCCTTTTAAAAGAAGGCTCAGATCTTCATGATTTCAGGTGCTTtctctgctttttccattttgcctGAGACCTATCAGGTGAagtccttgagagcagggtctgTTATATCCCCAGATTTAACAAATGCCTATTGACTTAAATGATTCCAAATTAGCATTCTTTTACTGTTCCAAGGGACAAAGTAAGATTGCTTATATGAATGAATGACACAGATAATGCTGTGATTGCAAAAGTAGTTAAATATTAGGTACATAAAGTATATGCTAAAGCATTAAAGGTATATCCTAATCTTTTTCCCCTGAGAAATTTCAGGGATTTCACAATCCAAAGCAGACAAAATTAGcttctaagatttttctttatctcatAGTAGTTAGATTCTCCAGTGCCatggtttcatttttaaaacaggcAGTGCTGAGATTCCAGCCCTAGGAAAAATAAGCCAAGTACTTAAAGAGTAAgtaaatagcatttttccatTCACTGCAGTTAATTAGTATAATAAAAGAAGGCTAGGAATATTTGGTAGAACAGCAAGAAATAGTGCCTGGAAAGGGTCCCTGACACTGAAATAGATTCCAAAGTATTATGTTTGTTTTCTGAGTATATGGACTAGAAATATGAATAATCATAAATGCTGTTATTAATCCATTTGGAGGGTCATTGGGAAATGTGAGATAGAACTTGGAACCAATGATGTTTACAGCAGGGAGGGACATTTTTAGATCATCTAGCCCAGAACAGGAAATTGAgaccaaaaaaaggtaaaattatttATGGTCACCTCACTACCTTGCAATAGAGCAGTATTAAAAGCTAGACCTCTTGACTCCTAGACCATTGCTCTTGACCCTACATATCCTCCTAAGAGTTACTATTTGCCAGATAAGAGAGTAAGAGGCAGGATCCCTGGAGTCATGAAAGTGAATTAAGGGTAGTTCCACAAGAGAGTGAAGCATATAGGAATAAGATTAATGAACGGGATCTTTTGTcccaaagatttattttttagtattctTTCCATCTGCTTATCCACTT
Coding sequences within it:
- the PLPP6 gene encoding polyisoprenoid diphosphate/phosphate phosphohydrolase PLPP6; its protein translation is MSSPRRSPAGSGPGGGGSHPGSPAHGSGGGGGRFEFQSLLSSRSPGAEPSAARLRASESPVRRRGSCPPAGAPLPPPAAAPPPDEDRMKLNPSFVGIALRSLLAVDLWLSKRLGVCAGEQSAWGSARPLLKLLEVSGHGLPWLGGTAYCLYRSDSWAGREVLLNLLFALLLDLALVALLKGAVRRRRPPHNRADMFFTFSVDRYSFPSGHATRAALVARFVLRHLVLAVPLRVLVLLWAFVLGLSRVMLGRHNVTDVAFGFAFGYLQYSLVDYLWLSPFTVPAVFALWSH